GCGGCTGCGGCCCTCAAGAAGGAGAGGGACGAGCAACTTGCCGCGGCTAGGGAGGCCGAGGTGCAAGCTTTATCGCCGGAGGAGGGACCTATGGCGACGGCGGACCCGGAGGGGGTTGGTCCTTCGACCCGAAGCAAGCCCAAGCGTGCGTACGCAAAGCGGCCAATGCTGTCAACCCGTAAGGGACGGGGTACGCGCGCCGGGTAGCGATGCGTGGTCTCATTTATAATATCCGGGGCTTTGGGGCGACTGGGAGACGCACCCAAATGCTTGATTATCTGCGGTCGGAGAAAGTTGATATTGTGGGTCTCCAAGAGACGATTAGGCAGGAGTTCTCGGCCTCCGAGTTACGCAGGTTAGAGGTCGGTGGCCAATTTAACTGGAATTGGCTGCCTGCGACAGGGCACTCGGGAGGCCTGATGCTAGGTTTCAGGGACGAGACCTTTGAAGTTGGGGTGTGGAGGAAGGGTACCTTCTACCTCAGCGCTCATGTCCTTCAGCGGAGGTCTAACaggaagtggtggtttgtgctggTTTACGGTCCAGCAGACCACCGGCGTACCGACGAGTTCTTGGAAGAGCTGACAAGGGAAGTTAGCTCTTACCAGGACCCGGTGGTTTTGGGCGGGGACTTTAATCTTATTCGCCGGGCTGGGGATAAGAATAACACCAATATTAACTGGCCCAGGGTCCATAGGTTTAATGACGTCATTGCAAACTTGTCACTTAGGGAGGTGGCAAGGGTTGGGGCGCGGTACACCTGGACGAACAAGCAGTTGTCGCTGGTGAGATGTGTGCTGGACAGAGTTTTTGTGTCCCCGGCCTGGGAGGCTTGGTTCCCACTCTGCTCCTTGACGGAGATCACCCGCATTGGCTCGGACCACACCCCTCTTCTTCTTAATAGTGGAGAGGATGAGCGTTGTGGGCCAGCTAGGTTCATGTTCCAGACTTGGTGGTTTGGGGTCCCGGGTTTCCTGGATCTAGTTAAGGGTAAACTGGAATCCTTTTTGTCTGACTTTGGTCCTC
This Lolium perenne isolate Kyuss_39 chromosome 1, Kyuss_2.0, whole genome shotgun sequence DNA region includes the following protein-coding sequences:
- the LOC139832144 gene encoding uncharacterized protein, which produces MRGLIYNIRGFGATGRRTQMLDYLRSEKVDIVGLQETIRQEFSASELRRLEVGGQFNWNWLPATGHSGGLMLGFRDETFEVGVWRKGTFYLSAHVLQRRSNRKWWFVLVYGPADHRRTDEFLEELTREVSSYQDPVVLGGDFNLIRRAGDKNNTNINWPRVHRFNDVIANLSLREVARVGARYTWTNKQLSLVRCVLDRVFVSPAWEAWFPLCSLTEITRIGSDHTPLLLNSGEDERCGPARFMFQTWWFGVPGFLDLVKGKLESFLSDFGPHRGSIELWMCVARLSRQFLKGWGANLGKEKRDRKAGLLAQVAALDVLADSSGLDE